In a genomic window of Gloeocapsopsis dulcis:
- a CDS encoding TIGR03279 family radical SAM protein gives MSHAIRPAKITKVLPESIAAEIGFEPGDAIVTINGSCPRDLIDYQFLCADEVLELEVLDAAGRNHQIEIEKDYDDDLGLEFETALFDNLIQCNNRCPFCFIDQQPPGKRQSLYLKDDDYRLSFLYGSYLTLTNLPPKEWERIEQLRLSPLYVSVHATEPEIRVRLLKNPRAGQILQHIEWFQQRRLQIHAQVVVCPGINDGVHLERTLLDLAKFHQGETPAVASVAVVPVGLTRFRPSEDELIPVTQAKAQEVIAQVRSLQDKFRATFGSTFAWLADEWFLIAQADLPPESHYEDYPQIDNGVGSIRAFLKEFAIASQNLPASISSPRSVTWVVGNAVEHAFQPILQRLNRVIGLRVNMVALCSNYWGQSITVTGLLTGQDLLQGLQHKDLGEKILLPSMMLKQGDTCFLDDMTIAELASKLETPVVPIRGVEELIEICTQ, from the coding sequence ATGAGTCACGCTATCCGCCCTGCTAAAATTACTAAAGTTCTTCCTGAATCGATCGCCGCAGAAATTGGATTTGAACCTGGCGATGCAATTGTGACGATCAATGGTAGTTGTCCCCGCGATCTAATCGACTATCAATTTTTGTGTGCAGATGAAGTACTGGAACTCGAAGTTCTCGATGCTGCTGGCAGAAATCATCAAATTGAAATCGAAAAAGATTACGATGATGACCTGGGGTTAGAGTTTGAAACCGCCTTATTCGATAATTTGATTCAGTGCAATAACCGCTGTCCATTTTGCTTTATCGATCAGCAGCCACCTGGTAAAAGGCAAAGTTTGTATCTTAAAGACGACGACTACCGTCTGAGCTTTTTATACGGCTCGTATTTAACTTTAACTAATTTGCCACCAAAAGAATGGGAACGCATTGAACAGTTAAGATTATCGCCATTATACGTTTCCGTTCACGCAACTGAACCTGAAATTAGAGTTCGGCTGTTAAAAAATCCGCGTGCCGGACAAATCTTACAACACATTGAGTGGTTTCAACAACGACGGCTACAAATTCACGCCCAAGTTGTCGTGTGTCCAGGAATTAATGATGGCGTTCACCTCGAAAGAACGCTACTCGATCTCGCCAAGTTTCATCAAGGAGAAACACCCGCCGTTGCTTCTGTTGCGGTTGTTCCTGTCGGGTTAACACGATTTCGCCCCTCAGAAGATGAACTCATTCCAGTGACTCAAGCTAAGGCACAAGAAGTCATTGCCCAAGTGCGATCGCTTCAAGACAAGTTTCGCGCCACATTTGGTTCTACCTTTGCTTGGTTAGCTGATGAGTGGTTTTTAATTGCCCAAGCAGATCTTCCGCCTGAGTCGCACTACGAAGACTATCCCCAAATTGACAATGGTGTCGGTTCGATTCGGGCTTTCTTGAAAGAATTTGCGATCGCTTCCCAAAATCTTCCTGCAAGCATTTCTTCTCCACGCAGCGTTACTTGGGTTGTTGGTAATGCAGTAGAACATGCTTTTCAACCAATTTTACAGCGACTTAATCGAGTGATAGGTTTACGGGTAAATATGGTTGCTTTATGTAGCAATTATTGGGGGCAAAGTATCACTGTAACTGGATTGCTTACAGGTCAAGATTTATTACAAGGTTTGCAGCATAAAGATTTAGGCGAAAAAATCTTACTGCCATCGATGATGTTGAAACAGGGGGATACGTGTTTTTTAGATGACATGACGATTGCAGAATTAGCTAGTAAACTGGAAACACCGGTAGTACCAATCCGGGGAGTAGAAGAACTAATCGAGATTTGTACTCAGTAA
- a CDS encoding undecaprenyl-diphosphate phosphatase → MALSLPRWFKRTSTGIAAFAVVTIPSKVFSQPTSEIVASTQQIQHIDVFQSIFLGMVQGITEFLPISSTAHLKVVPVVLGWGDPGVAYAAIIQLGSIGAVLWYFWSDLKQITAGILKAIATKNYSSYDFRLGLGIVLGTIPIVFFGLLIKFFIPDFDNSPMRSLQVIAFTSIGLSLLLGLAEQVGRRKRDLDSLKLQDSIWVGLAQALALIPGVSRSGSTLTAAMFTGLDRAPAARFSFLLGIPAITLAGLVELKGAIEIGLGNTGVTPLIVGTISAAVFSYAAIAWLLRFLQTHNTWVFVVYRLAFGIAILAALSTGLLQNT, encoded by the coding sequence ATGGCATTATCCCTACCTCGCTGGTTTAAACGCACAAGCACAGGTATAGCTGCATTTGCGGTTGTTACCATACCAAGCAAAGTGTTCAGCCAACCGACTTCAGAGATAGTTGCAAGCACTCAACAAATTCAACACATAGATGTGTTTCAAAGCATTTTTCTCGGTATGGTACAAGGGATAACCGAGTTCTTGCCGATCAGTAGCACAGCACATCTTAAAGTAGTACCAGTGGTTTTAGGATGGGGCGATCCAGGTGTAGCTTATGCAGCAATCATTCAGTTGGGTAGTATTGGGGCAGTGTTGTGGTATTTTTGGAGCGATTTAAAGCAAATTACCGCAGGAATATTGAAAGCGATCGCGACTAAAAACTATAGTTCCTATGACTTTCGTCTAGGGTTGGGAATTGTCTTAGGTACGATTCCCATTGTTTTTTTTGGATTACTGATCAAATTTTTCATACCGGATTTTGATAACTCACCGATGCGGAGTTTGCAAGTCATTGCTTTTACTTCAATTGGATTATCCTTGTTATTGGGACTTGCTGAGCAAGTAGGAAGACGCAAGCGCGATTTAGATAGCTTAAAACTTCAAGATAGTATTTGGGTAGGATTAGCCCAAGCTTTAGCATTAATTCCTGGAGTTTCTCGTTCGGGTTCTACACTTACAGCAGCAATGTTTACAGGATTAGATCGCGCACCGGCTGCCCGATTTTCTTTTTTATTGGGTATTCCCGCAATTACCCTAGCAGGCTTAGTAGAACTGAAAGGTGCAATTGAGATAGGATTAGGAAACACTGGCGTCACGCCTTTGATTGTTGGTACTATTTCTGCTGCAGTGTTTTCTTATGCAGCGATCGCCTGGTTGTTACGGTTTCTGCAAACTCATAACACCTGGGTCTTTGTCGTGTATAGGTTAGCATTTGGAATAGCAATTCTCGCTGCCCTTAGCACGGGACTACTACAAAATACCTAG
- a CDS encoding DUF3120 domain-containing protein has protein sequence MVNHTSSSYSASVPTEIGSRQAWLVFAAAVFLVSVPVFIEAPLVRSLPSLSLALTGGWIALSLFLMSRPTTHFWGDLLFGFSWSWLAGSLYWGWLRWEPLLHLPVEAIALPFAILCIRRNWGLVGSFFYLGSLFGTVVTDIYFYLVDLIPYWRQLMQIEPVLAAPILQSALAQVYTPWGQLWAFILASVLLTVGILPLIKKELHFWAFSGAVLSTILVDILFWLAALAA, from the coding sequence TTGGTTAATCATACATCGTCCTCATACTCAGCTTCAGTTCCCACAGAAATTGGTTCGCGCCAAGCATGGTTAGTCTTTGCGGCTGCTGTGTTTCTAGTATCCGTACCAGTATTTATTGAAGCACCCCTTGTGCGATCGCTACCGAGTTTAAGTCTAGCTCTCACAGGTGGATGGATTGCCCTAAGCTTATTTTTGATGTCACGTCCAACAACTCATTTCTGGGGCGATCTTTTATTCGGATTTAGCTGGAGTTGGCTAGCAGGTTCGTTGTACTGGGGCTGGCTGCGTTGGGAGCCTTTGTTGCATTTACCCGTCGAAGCGATCGCATTGCCATTTGCCATTCTTTGTATCCGACGCAACTGGGGGCTAGTAGGTAGCTTTTTCTACCTTGGCTCTTTATTTGGCACTGTAGTGACAGATATCTACTTTTACTTAGTTGATTTAATTCCTTATTGGCGACAGTTAATGCAGATAGAACCAGTACTAGCTGCACCGATCTTACAAAGTGCTTTAGCGCAAGTTTATACCCCTTGGGGGCAGTTGTGGGCATTTATCTTAGCAAGTGTTCTCCTAACAGTTGGTATCTTGCCATTAATTAAGAAAGAACTGCATTTTTGGGCATTTAGCGGTGCTGTTTTAAGTACGATTTTGGTAGATATTCTCTTTTGGTTGGCTGCACTTGCGGCTTAA
- the psbU gene encoding photosystem II complex extrinsic protein PsbU, translated as MKRLIRVLTILFLIVGCMGWFGVPQQAIAADLSGVTLRPVTVVGVEGVRRNRADDKLATEFGKKIDLNNTNVRAFQRYPGMYPNLAKQIIKHAPYENVEDVLDIEGLSDRQKELLQANLEKFTVTEPEAAFVEGDDRVNNGIYR; from the coding sequence GTGAAACGATTAATACGTGTATTGACAATTTTGTTTTTAATAGTAGGATGCATGGGATGGTTTGGTGTACCTCAACAAGCTATTGCTGCTGATTTAAGTGGTGTTACCCTACGCCCAGTAACAGTTGTGGGAGTTGAAGGAGTACGCAGAAACCGAGCAGATGATAAGCTAGCGACAGAATTTGGTAAAAAAATTGATTTAAACAATACCAATGTCCGAGCATTTCAACGGTATCCAGGAATGTATCCCAACCTAGCCAAGCAAATTATCAAGCATGCTCCTTATGAAAATGTTGAGGATGTCTTGGATATTGAGGGATTGAGCGATCGCCAAAAAGAACTCTTGCAAGCGAATCTGGAAAAATTTACAGTAACAGAACCAGAAGCAGCTTTTGTAGAGGGCGACGATCGTGTCAACAATGGCATCTACCGCTAA
- the nadB gene encoding L-aspartate oxidase, whose protein sequence is MSQINFPTQFDVIVVGAGAAGLYTTLCLPENLQVGLITKDTVSLSASDWAQGGIAAAIAPDDSPLLHIEDTLQAGAGLCDRSSVEFMAKMAPSCIQSLVKLGVAFDRRDRDLALTLEAAHSRRRVLHAADTTGREVTTTLTAQVLQRQNIQVIQQAYALNLWLSQEHCQGICLLYQGRISWVKAKAVVLATGGGGQVFAQTTNPAISTGDGVAIAWRAGALLRDLEFVQFHPTALTKAGAPRFLISEAVRGEGAHLIDVQGYRFAFDYHPAGELAPRDVVSRAIFNHLQRTAADPATAHVWLDLRPIPKETILHRFPNIIQVCQQWGIDVFSEPIPVAPAAHYWMGGIVTDLHNQTSIPRLYAVGETASTGVHGANRLASNSLLECIVFGAQMAYLNDKLVTSIEDDRSAQSNIDIPLSENDWFLQQQQLTMWRQELPRLVWQSAGICREATRLEDAIAQIEAWQNKFATLPLSLFINRLSATQTAIVNSSNAEQQLRLWGETRNLLDVAYLILKSASFRTESRGGHYRLDYPQTDPDWQFHTLIKRDKWYKSD, encoded by the coding sequence TTGTCTCAAATCAATTTTCCAACTCAATTTGATGTCATAGTTGTAGGTGCTGGTGCTGCAGGACTTTACACAACACTGTGTTTGCCAGAAAATCTTCAAGTTGGCTTGATTACTAAGGATACTGTATCTCTTTCTGCTAGTGATTGGGCACAAGGCGGAATTGCAGCGGCGATCGCGCCGGATGATTCTCCGTTACTGCATATTGAAGACACTTTACAAGCAGGTGCAGGATTATGCGATCGCTCCTCGGTAGAATTTATGGCAAAGATGGCACCGAGTTGCATCCAATCTTTAGTCAAACTGGGAGTTGCATTTGATCGCCGCGATCGCGACTTAGCTTTAACTTTAGAAGCTGCGCATTCTCGACGTCGCGTACTTCATGCTGCTGATACAACAGGTAGAGAGGTGACAACAACACTCACAGCGCAAGTGTTGCAGCGCCAAAATATTCAAGTGATCCAGCAAGCATATGCTTTGAATTTGTGGCTATCTCAGGAACATTGTCAAGGAATTTGTTTACTTTATCAAGGTCGTATTAGCTGGGTAAAAGCAAAAGCTGTGGTTCTGGCAACCGGAGGTGGTGGACAAGTTTTTGCCCAAACAACGAACCCCGCAATTAGTACTGGAGATGGAGTAGCGATCGCTTGGCGGGCTGGCGCTTTACTACGAGATTTGGAATTTGTGCAATTTCATCCTACCGCTTTGACAAAAGCTGGTGCACCCCGCTTTTTGATTAGTGAAGCAGTACGCGGAGAAGGTGCGCACCTAATTGATGTACAAGGATATCGCTTTGCCTTTGATTACCATCCTGCCGGAGAATTAGCACCTAGGGATGTTGTCAGTCGTGCAATTTTTAATCACTTACAGCGTACTGCTGCCGATCCAGCAACTGCTCATGTCTGGTTAGATTTACGTCCGATACCAAAAGAGACAATTTTGCATCGTTTCCCGAATATTATTCAAGTATGTCAGCAGTGGGGAATTGATGTGTTTTCTGAACCCATTCCTGTGGCACCTGCAGCGCATTATTGGATGGGTGGAATTGTGACAGATTTGCACAACCAAACTTCAATTCCCAGATTGTATGCTGTAGGTGAAACTGCAAGTACAGGAGTGCATGGCGCTAATCGTTTAGCCAGTAATTCACTGCTCGAATGTATTGTCTTTGGCGCTCAGATGGCGTATTTGAATGATAAATTAGTCACTTCGATTGAGGACGATCGCTCTGCTCAGTCGAACATTGATATTCCATTATCTGAAAATGACTGGTTCCTTCAGCAACAACAATTAACAATGTGGCGTCAGGAATTACCGCGTCTAGTTTGGCAAAGTGCGGGAATTTGTCGTGAAGCAACTAGATTAGAAGATGCGATCGCTCAGATTGAAGCTTGGCAGAACAAATTTGCTACTTTACCTTTAAGTCTGTTTATAAATCGTTTATCTGCAACACAGACAGCAATTGTTAATTCATCTAACGCTGAGCAGCAGTTGCGTTTGTGGGGGGAAACTCGTAACTTACTTGATGTTGCTTATCTTATTCTCAAAAGTGCGTCTTTTCGTACTGAAAGCCGTGGTGGGCATTATCGCCTCGATTACCCTCAAACCGATCCCGACTGGCAATTTCACACCTTAATTAAACGAGATAAATGGTACAAAAGCGATTAG
- a CDS encoding CHASE2 domain-containing protein, with translation MGITGDDSKGLRKRLFRQRTHNSRRVWLTAFSIASCLLLLRYFGVIQSLEWAAFDQFFRLRPPEPVDERITIVAIEEADLQFIGQWPLPDTAIAQLLQQLHRHQPRIIGLDLYRDLRVEPGHEHLQQTYRSIPNLIGIEKLADQYSAAVLPPPILSQQRVGFNNVILDADGKVRRSLLYWTTQNKTHESFALKLALGYLASEGISPQPAQNPNYLQLGQSVFPCFQRNDGGYAQADAGGYQIISNFRHIQNSFRTVSLTEVLTNKVPAEVFRDRIVLIGSTAPSLKDFFFVPYSSGLLTTVAQPIAGVELQANVVSQILDAALVGRPVIQVWSKVTESLWIFAWTLLGASLSWRLRKPAKFILSVTITSVLLVGITYVAFLDGWWIPVVPPLLGIYGCAVAIASYIAYQQEGLQRSKEFLQEVINTIPDPVFVKNQQHQWIVLNDAFCQFIGYPLEELLEKSDYEFLAQNEADVSWQNDKIVFASGSAIENEEELTDSRGITHLVATKKSLHKDAAGNLFLVGVMRDITERKRIEEELKRTAAELLRSNTELQHSQDRLRYLAYHDSLTSLPNRKLFYDHLNQSLAWAKSNNLSLALLFIDLDGFKQVNDTFGHDSGDFLLVTVAQRLTLSLRGSDIVSRLGGDEFTVILPGIAKAHDAAAVAEKILTTLSQEFDLNGQIIAVTASIGISIYPYNGNTQETLVKQADLAMYQAKQMGKNCYKFA, from the coding sequence ATGGGCATAACTGGAGATGACAGCAAGGGGCTGAGAAAAAGGCTGTTTAGACAACGCACACACAATAGTCGGCGGGTGTGGCTGACAGCATTCAGTATTGCTAGTTGTCTTCTGTTATTACGTTACTTTGGGGTCATCCAATCTTTAGAGTGGGCGGCTTTCGATCAATTTTTTCGTCTCCGCCCACCAGAACCTGTAGACGAACGAATTACGATCGTCGCTATTGAAGAAGCAGATCTTCAGTTTATTGGGCAGTGGCCGCTACCAGACACAGCGATCGCCCAGCTATTACAGCAATTGCACCGTCACCAACCCCGCATTATTGGTTTAGATCTGTACCGAGATTTACGAGTAGAACCTGGACACGAACACCTGCAGCAAACATACCGATCAATTCCCAATCTGATTGGTATTGAAAAACTAGCAGATCAGTACAGCGCCGCAGTGCTACCTCCACCGATTCTGAGTCAGCAACGTGTAGGTTTTAATAACGTTATTCTTGATGCTGATGGAAAAGTGCGCCGTAGTTTACTTTATTGGACAACACAGAATAAAACTCATGAAAGTTTTGCTCTCAAGCTTGCTTTGGGTTACTTAGCATCTGAGGGAATTTCGCCCCAACCAGCACAAAATCCCAATTATTTGCAACTTGGTCAAAGTGTGTTTCCCTGCTTTCAGCGCAACGATGGTGGTTACGCACAAGCTGACGCTGGTGGCTATCAAATCATCTCCAATTTTCGCCATATCCAAAACAGCTTTCGCACAGTATCGCTAACTGAAGTATTGACGAACAAAGTACCAGCTGAGGTGTTTCGCGATCGCATTGTCTTGATTGGTTCTACAGCGCCTAGTCTGAAAGACTTTTTTTTCGTTCCTTACAGTAGTGGTTTATTAACAACAGTAGCGCAACCAATTGCTGGTGTAGAGTTACAAGCTAATGTCGTGAGTCAAATTCTTGATGCGGCACTCGTGGGACGTCCAGTCATCCAAGTTTGGTCAAAGGTAACAGAAAGCTTATGGATTTTTGCTTGGACTTTACTTGGCGCATCGCTCAGTTGGCGCTTGCGCAAACCAGCTAAATTTATCTTGAGTGTTACAATTACAAGCGTGTTGCTTGTTGGTATTACATACGTCGCTTTTCTTGATGGTTGGTGGATACCTGTCGTTCCGCCACTACTGGGTATTTATGGTTGTGCAGTAGCGATCGCAAGTTATATTGCCTATCAGCAAGAAGGGTTACAGCGTTCTAAAGAATTTTTGCAAGAAGTCATTAATACAATTCCCGATCCTGTTTTTGTTAAAAATCAACAACATCAGTGGATCGTGTTAAACGATGCATTTTGTCAATTTATTGGTTATCCACTTGAGGAATTGCTGGAAAAGTCAGACTATGAATTTCTTGCTCAAAATGAAGCCGATGTTTCTTGGCAAAATGATAAGATTGTTTTCGCTAGTGGCAGTGCCATAGAAAACGAAGAAGAACTCACTGATTCTAGAGGCATCACTCATCTTGTTGCTACGAAAAAATCACTGCACAAAGACGCGGCTGGAAATTTATTTTTAGTTGGGGTGATGCGCGACATCACAGAACGTAAGCGCATTGAAGAAGAACTCAAGCGCACTGCTGCGGAACTTCTGCGCTCAAACACTGAATTACAACATTCGCAAGACCGTTTGCGTTATCTTGCCTATCACGACTCACTCACAAGTTTACCTAATCGTAAGCTATTTTACGACCACCTCAATCAGTCTTTAGCATGGGCAAAAAGTAATAATTTATCGTTAGCTTTGCTATTTATTGACTTAGATGGGTTCAAGCAAGTCAACGATACTTTCGGACACGACAGCGGCGATTTCTTACTTGTTACAGTAGCACAACGATTAACTTTATCTCTGCGTGGTAGCGACATTGTTTCTCGACTCGGTGGCGACGAATTTACTGTCATTCTGCCTGGGATTGCTAAGGCACATGATGCTGCTGCTGTTGCTGAAAAAATCTTGACGACTCTCTCTCAGGAATTCGATCTGAATGGGCAGATAATCGCGGTTACTGCCAGTATTGGTATTAGCATTTATCCCTACAATGGCAATACCCAAGAAACCTTAGTGAAACAAGCTGATCTAGCAATGTATCAGGCAAAGCAGATGGGTAAAAATTGCTACAAATTTGCTTAG